Proteins encoded by one window of Clostridium bornimense:
- a CDS encoding ATP-dependent Clp protease ATP-binding subunit, translating into MMFGRFTERSQKIIYYAREEAQRLRHNYVGTEHLLLGILREQEGVAKKALNDVGLTLEKVRSLVEQYVGYGDKEGYINEIPLTPRTKRILELSYQEARELNHNYISPEHILLALIRDGEGVAYTILVNVDIDFNKLNKLINENMASQDKNVKVGKVENKSEPTPNLDQFGRDLTVMASEGKLDPVIGRDKETERVLEILLRRTKNNPCLIGEPGVGKTAIAEGLAQKIIEGNVPEILKDKRVITLDLPSMVAGSKYRGEFEDRLKRVMGEIRKAGNILVFIDEIHTIIGAGGAEGAIDASNILKPSLSRGEIQCIGATTIDEYRKYIEKDAALERRFQPVMVGEPTMDETSQILKGLRDKYEAHHRVKITDDAIEAAVVLSNRYITDRYLPDKAIDLIDEASAKVRMKNLTTPPDLKELEEALEVVSKEKSDAIGVQDFEKAARLRDEEKEVKAKLQEFKQEWKTKSNEYDPIVGEKEVANVVSTWTNIPVEKLTESESSRLLNLENILHDRVIGQEEAVKSVARAVRRARVGLKDPKRPIGSFIFLGPTGVGKTELSKALAEAMFGDENSMIRVDMSEFMEKHTVAKLIGAPPGYVGFDEGGQLTEKVRRKPYSVILFDEIEKAHPEVFNILLQILEDGVLTDGKGKTVNFRNTIIILTSNVGAHTIKKQKTLGFSTTEAARANEYEKMKENIMNELKKSFRPEFLNRIDDIIVFHQLEEKDIEKIVKLMLRSVTSRLEEQDIFLTFTDKAEKYLCNEGFNQEYGARPLRRTITKKVEDMLSEEILLGNVVKGNAIIIAEENDKLVINKK; encoded by the coding sequence ATGATGTTTGGTAGATTTACAGAGAGATCTCAAAAAATTATATATTATGCAAGAGAAGAAGCACAGAGACTGAGACATAATTATGTAGGAACGGAACATCTTTTACTAGGGATTCTTAGAGAACAAGAAGGAGTTGCAAAAAAGGCATTAAATGATGTAGGTTTAACATTAGAAAAAGTAAGATCTTTGGTAGAACAATATGTTGGATATGGAGATAAAGAGGGATATATTAATGAAATTCCACTGACTCCAAGAACAAAGAGAATATTAGAACTTAGTTATCAGGAAGCAAGGGAATTAAATCATAATTATATAAGTCCCGAACACATATTATTGGCTTTAATTAGAGATGGAGAAGGTGTTGCATATACTATATTAGTAAATGTAGACATTGATTTTAATAAGTTAAATAAATTAATTAATGAGAATATGGCATCTCAAGATAAGAATGTAAAAGTGGGAAAAGTCGAGAATAAATCAGAGCCGACACCAAATTTAGATCAGTTCGGAAGAGATCTTACAGTAATGGCTAGTGAAGGGAAATTAGATCCTGTTATAGGAAGAGACAAAGAAACGGAAAGAGTTTTAGAGATATTACTTAGAAGAACTAAAAATAATCCATGTCTAATTGGAGAACCTGGAGTTGGTAAAACAGCTATTGCTGAAGGCTTGGCACAAAAAATAATAGAAGGAAATGTACCAGAAATATTAAAGGATAAAAGAGTAATAACATTAGACTTACCTTCTATGGTAGCTGGCTCTAAATATAGAGGAGAATTTGAAGATCGATTAAAACGAGTAATGGGTGAAATTAGAAAGGCCGGTAATATTTTAGTGTTTATTGATGAAATTCATACTATAATAGGAGCTGGTGGAGCAGAAGGAGCTATTGATGCATCTAATATACTAAAGCCTTCTTTATCTAGAGGTGAAATACAGTGTATTGGAGCAACTACTATTGATGAATATAGAAAATATATAGAAAAGGATGCAGCACTTGAAAGAAGATTTCAACCAGTTATGGTTGGAGAACCAACAATGGATGAAACAAGTCAGATTTTAAAAGGATTAAGAGATAAATATGAAGCACATCATAGAGTGAAAATTACAGATGATGCTATAGAGGCAGCTGTAGTTTTATCAAATAGATATATAACAGATAGATATTTACCAGATAAGGCTATAGATCTTATAGATGAAGCATCGGCAAAAGTTAGAATGAAAAACTTGACAACGCCACCAGATTTAAAAGAATTAGAAGAAGCTCTTGAGGTAGTAAGTAAAGAGAAATCTGATGCTATAGGAGTGCAAGATTTTGAAAAAGCTGCTCGACTTAGAGATGAAGAAAAAGAAGTAAAAGCAAAGTTGCAAGAATTTAAACAAGAATGGAAAACTAAAAGTAATGAATATGATCCTATAGTAGGAGAGAAAGAAGTAGCCAATGTTGTATCAACATGGACTAATATACCAGTAGAGAAGCTTACTGAAAGTGAGTCTAGTAGGCTATTGAATTTAGAAAATATACTTCATGATAGAGTTATAGGTCAAGAAGAAGCAGTAAAGTCTGTAGCTAGAGCAGTTAGAAGAGCTAGAGTGGGTCTAAAAGATCCGAAAAGACCTATAGGATCCTTTATATTCTTAGGACCTACAGGAGTTGGAAAAACAGAGCTATCTAAAGCTTTAGCAGAAGCTATGTTTGGAGATGAAAACTCTATGATAAGAGTTGATATGTCTGAATTTATGGAAAAACATACTGTGGCAAAGCTTATTGGAGCTCCTCCAGGATACGTAGGATTTGATGAAGGTGGTCAATTAACAGAAAAAGTTAGAAGAAAACCATATTCCGTAATATTATTTGATGAGATAGAAAAAGCACATCCAGAAGTATTTAATATATTGCTTCAAATTTTGGAAGACGGTGTACTTACTGATGGTAAGGGAAAGACTGTTAACTTTAGAAATACAATAATTATTCTTACATCAAATGTTGGAGCACATACAATAAAGAAACAGAAAACATTAGGATTTTCAACAACTGAAGCTGCAAGAGCTAATGAATATGAAAAAATGAAAGAAAATATAATGAATGAATTAAAGAAGAGTTTTAGACCAGAATTCTTAAATAGAATTGATGATATAATTGTATTTCATCAGTTAGAGGAAAAGGATATAGAAAAGATAGTTAAATTAATGCTAAGGAGCGTTACAAGTAGATTAGAAGAACAAGATATCTTTTTAACATTTACAGATAAAGCAGAAAAATATCTTTGTAATGAAGGGTTTAATCAAGAATATGGAGCAAGACCACTTAGAAGGACTATAACAAAAAAAGTGGAAGATATGTTATCAGAAGAGATTCTTCTTGGTAATGTGGTAAAAGGAAATGCTATAATAATAGCTGAGGAAAATGATAAATTAGTAATTAATAAAAAATAA
- the radA gene encoding DNA repair protein RadA, whose translation MAKIKSVYVCQECGYENPKWMGKCPECNKWNSMVEEIREAKTTSTPVNSLTTLTGNASVPKSIGNIKSGEKERIDTGVKELNRVLGGGLVKGSLTLISGAPGIGKSTLLLQTAYNISKNSGKVLYISGEESEEQIKIRGDRLGVKSEELFIVSETNMDIIEEHINNLSPAFVIIDSIQTVFKSSVASAPGSVSQVRECSNIIMRLGKKENIPFFIVAHVTKQGELAGPRVLEHMVDTVLSFEGERTEEFRILRTMKNRFGTTSEIGVFEMSEEGLVEISNPSMIFLEETNFEVEGSVVIGIIEGSRPMLVEIQALVSETKSPMPRRTSVGVDHARVNLILAVLEKKLKIPFYNCDVYINVVGGLNIEGTLGDLGLAIALVSSIKGKVSKYEKIAIVGELGLTGEIRPISFCDRIINEAEKMGFKNIVIPYRNSLKCKRNNINIIGVSSLKECILKIFS comes from the coding sequence TTGGCAAAAATTAAAAGTGTATATGTATGCCAGGAATGTGGCTATGAGAATCCTAAATGGATGGGAAAGTGCCCAGAGTGTAATAAGTGGAATTCTATGGTTGAAGAAATCAGAGAAGCAAAAACGACATCTACACCTGTAAATTCTTTAACTACCTTAACAGGTAATGCATCTGTTCCTAAAAGTATAGGTAATATAAAATCTGGAGAGAAGGAAAGAATTGATACTGGTGTAAAAGAGCTTAATAGAGTTTTAGGTGGAGGTTTGGTAAAAGGATCACTTACTTTAATATCTGGAGCGCCAGGAATAGGTAAATCTACATTATTACTTCAAACGGCTTATAATATTAGTAAAAATTCAGGGAAAGTATTATATATATCTGGTGAGGAATCAGAAGAACAAATAAAAATAAGAGGAGATCGTTTAGGGGTAAAAAGTGAAGAATTATTTATTGTATCCGAAACTAATATGGATATAATAGAAGAACATATAAATAATTTGTCACCAGCATTTGTAATAATTGATTCTATTCAAACGGTATTTAAATCATCAGTGGCATCAGCGCCAGGAAGTGTCTCACAAGTTAGAGAGTGTTCAAATATAATTATGAGACTAGGTAAAAAAGAAAATATACCTTTTTTTATTGTAGCACATGTTACTAAACAAGGGGAACTTGCAGGTCCTAGAGTTTTAGAACATATGGTAGATACAGTTTTATCTTTTGAAGGAGAGAGAACAGAAGAATTTAGAATACTTAGAACGATGAAAAATCGTTTTGGAACTACATCAGAAATAGGAGTATTCGAGATGAGTGAAGAAGGATTGGTGGAGATAAGTAATCCATCAATGATTTTTTTAGAAGAAACAAATTTTGAAGTAGAAGGTTCTGTAGTTATAGGAATTATAGAAGGTAGTAGACCGATGCTTGTGGAAATACAGGCTTTAGTATCAGAGACGAAGTCACCTATGCCAAGAAGAACATCAGTGGGAGTAGATCATGCTAGAGTTAACTTAATATTGGCTGTTTTAGAAAAAAAATTAAAAATTCCTTTTTATAATTGTGATGTATACATAAACGTAGTAGGAGGACTTAATATAGAAGGTACATTAGGAGATTTAGGTCTAGCTATAGCCCTTGTCAGTTCTATAAAAGGTAAGGTTAGTAAGTATGAGAAAATAGCTATTGTAGGGGAATTAGGACTTACAGGTGAAATAAGACCTATAAGTTTCTGTGATAGGATTATTAATGAAGCAGAAAAAATGGGATTTAAAAATATTGTAATTCCATATAGAAATAGCTTAAAATGTAAGAGGAATAATATAAATATTATAGGTGTATCTTCTTTAAAAGAATGTATATTAAAAATATTTTCATAA